CACGGCCGCATCGACCTGGACGACCTGCGCCGGGCCGTCACGGACAAAATCGGCCTGGTTTCGGTCATGCTGGCCAACAACGAGATTGGCACCCTCCAGGACATCAAGGAAGTGGCCCGCATCGCCCACGAGGCCGGCGCCCTGTTCCACACCGACGCGGTGCAGGCCGTGGGCAAGATCCCGGTCGACGTGAAGGATCTGGACGTGGATTTTCTGAGCCTGTCCGGACACAAGATTTATGGCCCCAAGGGCATCGGGGCCCTGTATGTGAAGAAGGGCGCGCCCTATTGCCCATTCATCCTGGGCGGACACCAGGAATCGGGCCGGCGGGCCGGCACGGAAAATTCCCTGGGCATCTTTGCCCTGGGCAAGGCCGTGGCCATGCGCGCCCTGGAAATGACCGACGAGGAACCGCGTATCCGGGCCATGCGTGACGCCCTCAAGGCCGGCATCGCCGCCTCCATTCCGGACGTCCTGTTCATGGGCCACCCGGAGCACTGTCTGCCGGGGACGCTCAACGTGTCCTTCGCCGGGGCCGAGGGCGAGGCCATCCTCCTCTATCTGGATCTGGCCGGCATCGCCGTGTCCACGGGCTCGGCCTGCGCCTCGGGCTCCCTTGATCCGTCCCACGTCATCATGGCCACGGGAGTGCCCGTGGAAAACGCCCACGGCTCCATCCGCATCAGCCTGGGCCGCGAAAACACCATGGACGATGTCACCTACATGCTCGAACAATTGCCGCCGATCATCAACCGCATCCGCGACATGTCCACCGTCTACAGGAGAAGATAACATGGCCACCAAATGGACATACTCAGACAAGGTCAAGGACCACTTCATGAACCCGCGCAACGTGCTGCGCGAGGGCAACGAAGAGGATTTCCACGGCATCGGCAAGACCGGCAACGTCAAGTGCGGGGACGAGATGATGGTTTTCATCAAGGTCGATCCCGCCACCCTGACCATCACCGATTGCAAATGGCAGACCTACGGCTGCGCCAGCGCCATCGCCAGCACGTCCATGCTCTCGGAAATGGTCCTGGGCATGAAGCTGGACGAGGCCTACAAAATCACGGCCAAGGATATCTTAAACGCCCTGGGCGGGCTGCCGGACAACAAGGTCCATTGCTCGGTCCTGGGGGACAAGGCCCTGCGCGTGGCCATTGACGACTACTACCGCAAGAACGGCATGGAAGACCGCATCACCACCCAGACC
The sequence above is a segment of the Deltaproteobacteria bacterium genome. Coding sequences within it:
- a CDS encoding aminotransferase class V-fold PLP-dependent enzyme, encoding MDTRTVYFDNNATTPLHPEVKKTIIKGLEIFGNPSSMHQFGREARELVEESRATVASFIGAAPEEILFVGSGSEANNTVLSLLRCESTSCACPLSGKNGLVTTAIEHPCVLNTARDLGRHNHAVTFLGVDKHGRIDLDDLRRAVTDKIGLVSVMLANNEIGTLQDIKEVARIAHEAGALFHTDAVQAVGKIPVDVKDLDVDFLSLSGHKIYGPKGIGALYVKKGAPYCPFILGGHQESGRRAGTENSLGIFALGKAVAMRALEMTDEEPRIRAMRDALKAGIAASIPDVLFMGHPEHCLPGTLNVSFAGAEGEAILLYLDLAGIAVSTGSACASGSLDPSHVIMATGVPVENAHGSIRISLGRENTMDDVTYMLEQLPPIINRIRDMSTVYRRR
- a CDS encoding iron-sulfur cluster assembly scaffold protein; translated protein: MATKWTYSDKVKDHFMNPRNVLREGNEEDFHGIGKTGNVKCGDEMMVFIKVDPATLTITDCKWQTYGCASAIASTSMLSEMVLGMKLDEAYKITAKDILNALGGLPDNKVHCSVLGDKALRVAIDDYYRKNGMEDRITTQTAKIVCECMQVTDEDIEHAVLEGARSFQELQDMTKIGTGCGECQEQAMATMSGYIQKHFGL